In Listeria cossartiae subsp. cossartiae, the DNA window TAAAAACTGTTCATCCAGTGCCTTGTTATGCAATGCGGATTGAAGCCGGCGAAAAAGTTTTTGTCTACACCGCAGATAGCGCTTATCAAGACAGTTTTATTCCTTTTGCAAAAAGTGCCGATTTATTAGTAACCGACACAAATTTTTTCCATGAATTAGCAGGGAAAACGAAAGTCCACATGGCAAGCACAGAGGTCGCAAAAATTGCTAAAGAAGCCAATGTGAAATCATTATTACTAAGCCATTTACCAGAAGTTGGCGATTTAGAAGTATTGAAACAAGAAGCAGCAGCCATTTACACCGGAGAAATCGCGCTCGCATCAAAAGGCTTGACGAAAACATTTTAATATAGAAGAAAAGGGGTAGGGGTATGTATTTTGTAGATAATAATAATGAAAAAGATCCTCGTATTAACTTAGCAGTGGAGGAATTTATTTTAACGGAATTGAAGCTAGATGAGCCGGTGCTGTTGTTTTACATCAATAAGCCATCGATTATTATTGGCCGCAATCAAAACACTGTGGAAGAAATTGATACAGAATATGTCGAGAAAAATGACGTTATTGTTGTGCGCAGACTTTCCGGTGGTGGCGCGGTGTATCATGATGAAGGAAACTTGAATTTCAGTTTTATCACAGAAGATGATGGCGAGTCTTTTCATAATTTCGCGAAATTCACGCAACCGATTGTGGAAGCTCTTAAACGTTTAGGCGTAAATGCTGAACTAAAAGGGCGCAATGATTTGTTGATTGATGGTTTCAAAGTGTCCGGAAATGCCCAATTCGCAACGAAAGGCAAAATGTTTTCACACGGGACGTTAATGTACGATTTAAACTTAGATAACGTTGCTGCCTCATTAAAACCACGTAAAGATAAAATCGAATCAAAAGGTATTAAATCTGTTCGAAGTCGTGTAGCGAATATTTCTGATTTTATGGATCAAGACATGACGACCGAAGAATTCCGCGATTTGCTATTACTTTACATTTTTGGTGTGGATAAAGTAGAAGACGTGAAAGAATACAAATTAACAGCAGCAGATTGGGAAAAAATCCACGAAATTTCTGCTAAACGTTATGGCAATTGGGATTGGAATTACGGGAAATCGCCCAAATTTGACTTAACACGCACGAAACGTTTCCCCGTTGGCGCAGTAGATGTTCGCTTAAATGTGCAAAAAGGGATTATTACCGATATCAAGATTTTCGGCGACTTTTTTGGCGTGAAAAATGTAACGGATATCGAAGAGAAATTAGTTAATACAACTTACAAACGGGAAGCTTTGGCTGAGGCTTTGGCGGATATCGAAGTCAAAGAATACTTTGGCAATATTACAAAAGAGGAATTTTTAGATTTACTTTATTAAAAAAAGGAAAGTACGCATGGAGCGTACTTTCCTTTTTTTTATTTGAGATTTTTTCCTGACATCCAACGTTCTAGTCGTTTTCCGACAAACCATAAAATGACGACGGAAAGAGCTAGGATGGCTAGTTTGAGCGGTTGGTGAATTAAGTCGACGAAATCATAGCCGATATAGCTAATCGCAAAAACTTTAATCAACTTTCCACCTACAAGCGCTAATATAAATTGATATACTTTTATTTTAGAAAGACCTGCAACGATATTTACGGCCGAAGATGGTGTAAAAGGCATTACAAGTAAAATGAAAATCGGACTAAAACCGTGTCTATCAATCCATTCCATTACACGTTTGATTTGTTTATGACCCGAAATAAATCGTAAAAATCGGGTCTGCCCAAATTTTCGGGCGAGTAAGAATACACATAAACTACCTGCAATTGCTGCTGTTACTGATATTAAAAAACCGCCGAGTAGTCCGTAGGCATTGACGTTTACTACAACGAATACTATAAATGGTAAAAATGGTAAAAACGCTTCAATAAATGGTAAGAAAAAAGCTAAAAGTGGACCTAAATTCCGATATTCACTTAGCCAATACATTAAGTTATCATAAGAAAAGAAATTCATCATATCCTGCCAAAATGTCATAAGCAAGCCTCCTGTAGTCTTTAACAACATACTTTATTTTCTCACATAAAAATGATAAAGCGCTAATAAAACAGCTTGAATATCGTTAAAATCCTAGTTTTAAACCAGGATTTTAACATTTTTGACGATGAACTTCATTTTCAAAGGAATTATTTTAATTGATAAAGCGTTCCTTCCCCAGATCCATTCATTCCGGGAGCTCCTCCTCGTGTATTTTGAGAAGCACTTGAAGTCGTATCGTCGTCCGTGGAAGAGGAACTGCTCCATTCTGATTGGTCAATTTCGGTACCATTTTCTTGAATCCATTTTACCACATCTGAGTCAGAAGCTTTACTATTTGATGGAAGATAAAAATATTTTATTTCGCCGGATTGAATCATTTGTTTTAGTTGTTTGACGGTAAGTGTTGGGTCTGTCCCGTTGAAGCCACCAAGCGCCATAACTGCTTCTTTCGTTTTGATAATATAGGGCCCAGCTGTCGTTGCGTCCGTTGTGCCAAATAAATACGTTTCGCCAGTATTATTTTTTTGCAAATAACTAATCAAACCACTATCCACAGAAGCATCAGCAAATCCGCCACCACTGGATTGTTTTAATTGCGGTCCAGCTTCCGGCAAAGAACTATTCCCACCGTATAAAATCGGCGTCAAGGACCAATAAGTTGGCGCGATAAGTAAAATCGCTAAGGCAAGCGCCGTTATTTTCGCAGCGAGTTTTGTATGTGATTGTCTAATTGCAATTAGCAAAATAGAAACCGCGAGTGCAGCGATCCCGATAATAGCCGCTAAAATCGGCAAGTAACTAGCTACAAAGAAAGCTTGAAGGGCCCCAGTGAGCGTAATCGTCGTTGGTAATAGAAATTTTTGCCAGTTCTCTTTATCAATGTAGAGACGGAAGAGTGCCACTAGCCCAGCACCACTTAGTACGGCAATTGGTGGAGCTAGCATGATTAAATAATAATGATGGAAAAATCCAGCAATACTGAAGAAGCCAGCGACCGGAACAAGCCATGCTGCCCAGAAAACCATTTCCTTTTGTTTAGAGTTCAATTGATAAATTCGTTTGTTTTCATTTCGGTAAGCAAGGAAAATCGCTAACATACCGATGATAGCCAGCGGTAAAAACCAACTGATTTGATCACCAAGCGCGGTTTGGAATAGACGAAGCGGCCCAGCATTTCCTGTACCAAACATGCCAGTACTACCAGTCATTTTCGACCCTGTCCCGCCATTTGCAGTTTTACTAGGACCGCCAGTTAGTGGCGTACCATTGTTACCTTGTGGGGGAGTTCCACCGCCATCCGCGCCGTCTTGGATATTGCCACTTGGAGGCGTTGGTGGTGTCGCATCACTCGAGTCAGTTGTGTTGTTGCTAGGTGGACCAGCCATTTCCATATTGCCACCGCCATTACCCGTCCCAGTTTCCTGCCCAAGCAGCCGCTCCATGCCGTTATAGCCAAATGCAAGCTCAAGCACCGAATTTGTTTGACTACTACCAACATAAGGCCGTTCTGACGCCGCTGTTTGATCTACCACGACAGCCCATGAAACAGATACGCCAAGCATTAAAATAAGCGCTATGACTAATTGAATAAGCTTTTTTCGCCAACTTAATTTTACTGCAATAAAGTAAAATAGTAAGAATGCTGGAACAACCATAAAAGCTTGAAGCATTTTCACATTAAACCCGACGCCGATCAATCCAAAAGCCAGCAACAACCAGCCAATTTTCGCACGATTAACTGCTTTAAAAAGGAAATAGGTTGCCAGTAATAAAATAAATACCAGAATCGCATCCATATTATTCGTGCGCGTCACTGCTACCGCAATCGGCGTAAGTGCCATGATGAGCGCTGTAATTCTTGCAGCCCAAGCACCAAATCTCGGTTGCACGAGCACATAAAGCAAAATCACCGAACCAACACCTGCTAAAGCTTGCGGCAAAATAACGCTCCAACCATGCACACCAAAAATCAGCGCGCTAATCGCTTGCAACCAAAGCGCGACAGGTGGCTTATCCACCGTAATAAAACCAGCAGGATCAAAAGCTCCGTAAAAAAAGTTATGAAAATTTTGCACCATACTTGTCACGGCAGCTGTATAATAAGGATTTACCGTGTCATCATTCCAAATCCCATAAAAATTAAAAAAGATAGCAATAACAATAATCCCGACAAAATAAAAATCCCAATGTTTTAGCCATTTCTTCATATTCCTCACTTCTTTCCATTAGATAATACCTTTTATTCTAGGGACAAAATATGAAAAAAACGTGAATAAATTTGGAAATAAACGAGATATTTTTTTTTTGGAAAGAAATTTCGGAAAAAGTCTTGTCAAAACTTACATAGAATGGTATTATATAAAAGTTGTTAAAACACTAAGAACTACTTACCGTGCGGGTGTAGTTTAGTGGTAAAACTACAGCCTTCCAAGCTGTTGTCGTGGGTTCGATTCCCATCACCCGCTTTATATTTTTTTATAAATCCTGTTATCAACGCAGTGTTTCGACCTTTTTAAGCGAAGCATTGCGTTTATTTTATTGCCTGAAAATAAGGAGAGAGGGGATGAGGAAAGTGAAGCCAGAAGCGGATTATGCAAGTTTAAAAGAAGAGCTAATTGCCTATGCACATGAAATTGGCATTCAAAAAATTGGTTTCACGACAGCAGACCCTTTTTTATTTTTAAAAGAACGGTTACTGGAAGCCGAGGCATTAGATCTTTTTACGGGGTTTGAGCATCCGGTTATCGATGAGCGGGTTTATCCGGAGCTAATTTTCAAAGAACCACAGTCGATTATCGCGATTGCCCTAGCCTATCCGTCTAAATTAAAAGAAGCACCGGTAAGCAAAAAAGAAGCAAGACGTGGCGTTTTCGCGCGAGCTTCTTGGGGCATCGATTATCATACCGTGTTACGAGAAAAATTAGCGCTACTGGAACAATTTTTAAGCGAAAGGTTACCGGATGTGCGGATGAAATCGATGGTAGATACCGGAGAATTATCGGATGTTGCTGTGGCGGAACGGGCTGGCATTGGTTGGCGCGGGAAAAACACCTTGCTAATAACGCCAGAATACGGCTCTTGGGTCTATTTAGGCGAAATGATAACCAATATACCATTTGAGCCAGATACGCCAGCAAGCGACCTGTGTGGCAGCTGTAACCAATGCGTTAAAGCTTGTCCTACAGGTTCCTTACTAGGTGAGGGTAAAATGAATCCGAAAATTTGTTTAAGCTATCTTACCCAAACAAAAGACTTTCTAGATGAAAAATATCGCGAAGTGTTGCATAATCGTTTGTATGGTTGTGATACTTGTCAGGTTGTTTGTCCTTATAATCGCGGTCATGATTTTCATTTTCACGAAGAAATGGAGCCTGATCCGGAACTTGTTCGCCCGGAATTAAAGCCACTTTTACATATTTCCAATCGTGCTTTCAAAGAGCAGTTTGGTGATATGGCAGGATCGTGGCGTGGCAAGAAGCCAATCCAGCGTAATGCTATTATTATTTTAGCGCGCTACAAAGATAAAACAGCCGTACCAGATTTAATCGACTGCTTGCAAAATGATCCGAGGCCAGTTATCCGCGGAACAGCCGGCTGGGCGCTACGTAAAATCGGCGGAGAAGAAGCCGAAGCCGCTGTCCAAATGGCGCTTCAAACCGAACAAGACGAACAAGTGCTACAAGAATTAACTGCTATACCAAATTAAAAGAAACCAGGTGAAAAGAAATGCCAAATCATATCGTACTATACCAACCAGAAATCCCTGCCAATACCGGAAATATCTCCAGAACATGTGCTGGAACAGATACTTATTTACATTTAATTCGTCCACTTGGTTTTTCAACCGACGATAAAATGCTCAAACGCGCGGGACTCGATTACTGGGATAACGTCAAACTTTCCTATTACGATTCTTTAGATGAATTTTTTGAGAAAAATGCCGGCGGAGAATTTTTCTACATTACCAAATTTGGTCGCCATGTTTATAGCGACGTTGACTATAGCGATCCAAACAAAAATTATTTCTTCGTTTTCGGAAAAGAAACGACTGGTTTGCCAGATGAACTTTTACAAGACAATGAAGAAAACTGTTTACGAATTCCGATGACAGACCATATTCGCTCGTTGAATTTATCGAATACAGCGGCAATTTTAGCTTATGAAGCATTACGTCAGCAAAGTTTCGGCGCGCTTCTACAAGAACCAAATTATGATCGGAAAATATTTCAAGACTAAGGGGGAGTTAGGATGAATCAGGCGATCGATGCGATTCTAGGACATTACTCTGTGCGGAAATTTGAAGATAAAGGCTTAACGGAAGAAGAGTTGAACTTACTTATCAAGAGCGCACAAGCCGCATCTACATCCAGCTTTGTTCAGGCATACTCCATCATTGGAATTACAGATAAAACACTTCGCGAACAAATTTCAGCAATTGCGGGCAACCAACCCTATACCGTACAAACGGGACAATTATTTATTTTCGTGGCCGATTTAGCGCGACATCATGCGATTTTAGAAGAACATCAAGTAAATACAGAAGCACTTGAAACCTCCGAAAAATGGCTTGTATCCGTAATCGATGCTGCGCTTGCCGCCCAAAATATGGCTATCGCTGCAGAATCACTAGGACTTGGCATTTGCTTCATCGGTGGAATTCGCAACAATGTCGAACAAATCACTGAAATTTTGGATTTGCCACCATACACCATGCCGCTATTCGGCTTAACAATTGGTCATCCAGTTGCAGACAGCGAAAAAGCCAAACCAAGATTGCCGCAAGAGTTGGTTTATCACGAAAACACCTATCAAAAAATGAACCCAACTATTTTAGCCGAATACGATGAACAAATAAAAAACTATTATCACGAAAGAACAGCAGGCAAACGCGTCGAAGGCTGGTCCGAACAAATCGCACGAGGACTCGGACGAACAAGCCGACTGGACTTAAAAGCATTTTTAGAAAAGCAACATTTAAATCAAAAATAAAAAGAGCGGTTCGGCACATTGTAATAATGCGTCGAACCACTCTTTTCATTTATTTCTTTTTATTCCTAGCCATTTGAATTAGATTCCAAATAACGAGAATTAAAACGATTACTAGCAAGATATTAATTAATCCACCCGCAATATGGAAAATAATTCCAAGTAACCAAACCGCTAATAAAACAACGATTATTCCCCAAATAATTCCTAACATGTAAAAAACCTCTTTCTGAACTTTTGATTGTACTGTTATATATTCCCGCAAGCCCAGTCTTTAAACATATTAACTATTATTTTTGTGTAATAAACGCTAAAAGTGCCTTCACACCTTCCGTTACCATCCGTTCTGTTTCATCAAAATCGCCAGTATAATAAGGATCCGGAATATCTTTATCTTCTTGCCCAGGAACAAAAGACATCAGCGACCGAATCACTACATCGGGGTTGCTGTTAAGTTCATTTAAATCCGCTAAATTTTGCTGATCCATCCCAATAATAAAATCGGCTTCCTTAAAATCTGCATCGGAAATTTTCCGAGCACGCATCGCCTGATAATCAACACCATGTTTTTTCAAAACAGCTTGCGTTCCGCGATGAGGCGGTTTTCCTAAGTTCCACGTACCCGTCGCAGCAGAATCGATTTCGATTTCATTCGTTAAACCGGCTTCTGCTACTACCTTACGAAAAAGTCCCTCCGCCATTGGTGAACGACAAATATTTCCTAAACACACAAAAACAACTTTAACCAATTGAATTCCTCCTTAGTTCCATTCTTTATATAAAGCAGCACTAGCCTCTTGATTTATTCCATCGCTAGCTCGAAGTATCGCGAAAATCTGCTCCACAAGGTCAGGGGAGAGCTTTCTCCGGAAATAAAGCAATTGATTCTCAAATAAGCTATATGCGACTAAATTATAAGGGATTTCTTGTTTTTTAAATAAGCCAATTAAGGTCTCTAAATACCATTTTTTATCGGGATAATCTTCTAATAACTCTAGCAATTGCTTTGTCTTTTGCACATTACTCGAAGCGAGAATTTGTTCTAATTTTTTTATTGGAAATTGTTCTGCCAAATCGATTGGAAAAGGGCTAAAATATAATGCTTCTAAAAAATCCGTCATATTTTCGGCAACTATAAGTGTTTGTAACGTTTCAAAATCTACGTAAATGATACTTGGCGAGGTCGCATCATCTGGATAAGAAAAGCCAATATAGCGCGATTCATCCCGGTGGAAGTAGACTTGTTTTCCCGCAAGGTCAACATCTTTTTGTTCCGGAATATCCGTTACTAATTCATCCAAGCTAGCCAAATAATAAATTTCAGCAAAATCAAGCCCATAAGAAGTTGGCTCCGTAGTCGGAAATTGATTTTTGCGAATCAATCCGCCATTTTGCTTCAACAGTAATTGTTTATACTCAGAAGGCAAAACCAAACCAAGCTCGGTTTCTTTTTCCTGAATAGTTTGCTCGGTCGCACCTGTTTGCCCATTTTCTACCCAAATAGTCATCGTCTTCAACTCCTCCCTGTATTATCCTAAAAAAAGCAAGTTAGCGCAAATAAAAGAACATAGCTAGGCGGATTTCCTAACTATGCTCCATAAAATTATTTCAAAAGATCTTGATAATAACTATTGCCATTACGCGCATCAAACTTCGCTGTTAAAGCTTCCGTCATTTCCACCAAATCTGCTTCTGTTTCCCGGTCGAAAATAGGATAGGCAGCTTGTAAGAAAATAAGACGGTCTAATCCACCCTCGGCTTGAAGAACGATTTCTAGGTTGGTATCAATGACTTCACGTGCTTTTTCGGTTTGATTAGTAGCTACTAAATACCTAAGTAATTGGCCAAGTGGTGGAATTAAGGAACTTTGTTGTTCTACAAGTGGATAACCTTTATCAAAACATTCTTGTGCCATTTCCGTGTCGCCAAGTGCTAAATAGGTAAGGGACATAATACCGTATGTTAAATGAGGAACCTCTGCGCAGCGCTGTTTTCCTTTAATAATTGGTTTCGCTTTTTTCTTTGCTTGTTCATAATCTTTTACGAAATAATAATAATGTATTTGGTCTTGTCGCTCACAAGCAGGGCAATCATTTAAAAAATCTTCTTTCGTATTGCTCCACTTTTCAAATAGCTCTTTGGCTTTTTCCGCATCACCCATCCGCATTGCCGCAAGGGTACACACTTTATAGTAAGGTCGTAGTGAATAACCTTCTTGTTCGAATTTTACTTTCATATCATTTAAAAGTCCGTCAATTTGCGCTTTCGATACTTCATCAAAAGTCGGGACATGTTCGCTAATCCATTTATACTTCCAAAAAAGATCTTCTGTGTCAATGTAAGCATCACCATCTTCATCTTCCCATTTCTTGATTAACCAGCTAAAAGCCTGTAATTGCTTTTTCGGAAATCCAGCTGTTAAACATGTGTCAATCAACATATCACGTGCTTCAATGCCATCTTCTATATTGTTATACAAATCTGCACCAGCGATAATTCGTTCTAATACTTTTATTTTTTCAGCCGTGTCATCCATTCCCCAAACTGATTCTAAATCATTCAAATAATCCATTTTTCTTCCTCCTATAGCATTTCTAAGATTTTAAGCATATTTTGGTTCATTAATTTCATTTCTTTTCGTTTCAGCGGGTAATGACCTAAGAGTAGGGCTTGAATATAAAGAACATTCACAATGACTGATAATTCATCCACCGTTTTTTCAGAACTGAAAAGCCGTTTAATTAATTCATTATCTAAATTTAAATATAAGTGAGCAAGCGGTGCTGGTTCTTGTTCTTTTTGGATGCTCTCTAAAATATCACTAAATACGGAAGTTGTTTCTTCCACAGCGCGTTCTAGTTCGCGTAACTCTTGTGTTGCCGTAGAATGTATGAAAATAATCGGTAAATCTTTCGGCTCAAAATGTTTGATTAGTACATCGGTGTCAAACTCAGCCATCATACTATTCATTTCTGTCAAAATAGGTTGATAAGCTTGTTCTTCATCCGCTGTCATAGGACGTAATTTATCCGTCATTTCTTCCGGCTGGATTAAAACAAATTCTGTGCCCTCCACAAAGTAACTTAATTGCGCTAAAATTGGCGAGTCGTAGGAATAGCCACCATTAATAAGTGTCATGCCGCTTGATCTCGCAATATCTTTAATTTGTCTAAAATCATCGACCGAGTATGTGTAATAGATGACGTCATTTTTAGCGATAATATCACCTAGTTTTTCTTCGCCATTCAAAGTTCGAACAGGAAGATAAGGATAAATCAATTTTAAAAATGGCGCATCTTCGCTCGCAAGTGCTTTAAAACCAAGATAATGTGTAGCTAATAATTTCATTAGCGCTTCTTCTGGAAGAGTTTCAATTCCTTTTTTCAAAGCAACGCCAAGCTCATCAGCAACACTAGTTAATCGCTCGTTTTTATAAAACGCTTCACGAGAGGCGACAGGTTGAAGCTCATCCGTCCAAATCACGCATTTAGCAAAAAACGACCAATCTGGTAAAATATTATTTGCTTCACTAGTGACATACATATTATTTAAAAATACCGTATTTTTTCGGATAGCATTCATTTGCACAGCATGAGGAATCATATAAGCAATCCCAAACGTTCTTCCTGACTCATTTTCAATTAAGAAATAGTCTTGGAAATGCGTCCCAAGGATATATTCGCCGTACTGAATAATTTGCTCTTTCGAAAGTTTAGATAAGGTTTCTTTATCGGAAAACTGTTTAGTCCAGTTATTTATTTCTTCCTCTAAACCATTTATTTCTACTATTATATTGCTTTCCAAAGAAGCACCATATTTTTTCAATGTATTAATTAAATATTCGACTTCCTCGCATTCCGGATGGTCTTCTAAACCAGCGCGTAATCGTAAATACACTTGGGTGCCAGGTTCGCGAGTATCGGTTTCTATTTTTCGAACGGAATAAGTACCATCCGCTTTTCCACGCCACTCAGTTGTACCGCCGTCTTTTTGGGAAGTAGAAATCATGACAATTTCATCACTCACGATAAAACAAGAAAGTAAGCCAATTCCGAAACGACCGATAAAGTCATTAGAGCGCTCGCCATCAAAGTTTTTTTCGCCTTTAGAAGAATTAGCGATAGTAGCAAGAAAAGCGTGAACTTCTTCTTCTGTTAAACCGATACCGTTATCTTCTAAAATTAATGTTTTTTCGTTAATGTCTCCAGTTAAGGAAGCATGAATTTTACCTTCTAAAGTTGGATCTATTTTTTTTCGGGCGCGAATGGCGTCGGTTGCATTTTGCAACAATTCGCGAATATAAACATCTTTTTCGTCATAAAGGTGGTTAGAAAGAATATCAATCATACCAGCCAAGTTCACCTGAAAGCGGTGAGAATAATTTTCCATAGCTCGGGCCTCCTAGTTGTGTAAATCTCTTTTTTATTCTATCATAAAAGAAGAGAAAAATAATGAGGAAACAGTAATAGATGTTTAAGAAATTTTATCCGTGGTAAATACTTTGTGATGGTTTCCACACTAGACATTGTGATGGAAATAGATTATACTTATTATTAAGAGATAATCATTACAAAATAGGAGGAAGATAATTATGAAAACAATCAACTCAGTAGACACAAAGGAATTTTTGAATCACCAAGTAGCGAATTTAAACGTATTCACAGTAAAAATTCATCAAATTCATTGGTATATGAGAGGCCACAACTTCTTCACTTTACATGAAAAAATGGATGATTTATATAGCGAATTCGGCGAACAAATGGATGAAGTAGCAGAACGTTTACTAGCAATCGGTGGAAGCCCACTATCCACTTTAAAAGAGTTTTTAGAAAATGCGAGCGTGGAAGAAGCTCCTTATACTAAACCAAAAACAATGGATCAATTAATGGAAGACTTAGTTGGTACGCTGGAATTACTTAGAGACGAATATCAACAAGGCATTGAGCTAACTGACAAAGAAGGCGACAATGTAACAAACGATATGCTAATTGCTTTCAAAGCTAGCATCGACAAACATATCTGGATGTTCAAAGCATTCCTAGGAAAAGCACCATTAGAATAAAATAAATCCAAAACTGTGTAGGCTATTTTGCTTACACAGTTTTTTTGCGCTACATCTGTTATAGTACAATGTTCTTATTTTTCGTTTGTTTTAACACAATGTGGTTTGAAGCATCATAGAAAGAGGTATATTATCTTCATAACAAAAGCAGAAAAAATGAAATTCACTGTTAAATCTGCTATTCTTGAATAATAAGCATTAGGCACAAAAAATGGAAACGAGGAGTGAAAAGTATGAATATCGAGGTAACGGACCAAGCAAATAAATGGTTTCATGATGAATTTGATGTCGCTAATGGTAATGGAATTCGACTTTTTGCCAAGTATGGTGGTTCAAACAGTTCCTTGCATCCTGGTTTCTCTATCGGTTTAACTGCCGAAAAACCGCAAGAAGCAGCAGTCGCTGAGAAAAAAGAAGACTTAATTTTCTTCATTGAAGATCATGATTATTGGTATTTCAA includes these proteins:
- the lplA1 gene encoding lipoate protein ligase LplA1 is translated as MYFVDNNNEKDPRINLAVEEFILTELKLDEPVLLFYINKPSIIIGRNQNTVEEIDTEYVEKNDVIVVRRLSGGGAVYHDEGNLNFSFITEDDGESFHNFAKFTQPIVEALKRLGVNAELKGRNDLLIDGFKVSGNAQFATKGKMFSHGTLMYDLNLDNVAASLKPRKDKIESKGIKSVRSRVANISDFMDQDMTTEEFRDLLLLYIFGVDKVEDVKEYKLTAADWEKIHEISAKRYGNWDWNYGKSPKFDLTRTKRFPVGAVDVRLNVQKGIITDIKIFGDFFGVKNVTDIEEKLVNTTYKREALAEALADIEVKEYFGNITKEEFLDLLY
- a CDS encoding TVP38/TMEM64 family protein, with product MTFWQDMMNFFSYDNLMYWLSEYRNLGPLLAFFLPFIEAFLPFLPFIVFVVVNVNAYGLLGGFLISVTAAIAGSLCVFLLARKFGQTRFLRFISGHKQIKRVMEWIDRHGFSPIFILLVMPFTPSSAVNIVAGLSKIKVYQFILALVGGKLIKVFAISYIGYDFVDLIHQPLKLAILALSVVILWFVGKRLERWMSGKNLK
- a CDS encoding ArnT family glycosyltransferase, whose product is MKKWLKHWDFYFVGIIVIAIFFNFYGIWNDDTVNPYYTAAVTSMVQNFHNFFYGAFDPAGFITVDKPPVALWLQAISALIFGVHGWSVILPQALAGVGSVILLYVLVQPRFGAWAARITALIMALTPIAVAVTRTNNMDAILVFILLLATYFLFKAVNRAKIGWLLLAFGLIGVGFNVKMLQAFMVVPAFLLFYFIAVKLSWRKKLIQLVIALILMLGVSVSWAVVVDQTAASERPYVGSSQTNSVLELAFGYNGMERLLGQETGTGNGGGNMEMAGPPSNNTTDSSDATPPTPPSGNIQDGADGGGTPPQGNNGTPLTGGPSKTANGGTGSKMTGSTGMFGTGNAGPLRLFQTALGDQISWFLPLAIIGMLAIFLAYRNENKRIYQLNSKQKEMVFWAAWLVPVAGFFSIAGFFHHYYLIMLAPPIAVLSGAGLVALFRLYIDKENWQKFLLPTTITLTGALQAFFVASYLPILAAIIGIAALAVSILLIAIRQSHTKLAAKITALALAILLIAPTYWSLTPILYGGNSSLPEAGPQLKQSSGGGFADASVDSGLISYLQKNNTGETYLFGTTDATTAGPYIIKTKEAVMALGGFNGTDPTLTVKQLKQMIQSGEIKYFYLPSNSKASDSDVVKWIQENGTEIDQSEWSSSSSTDDDTTSSASQNTRGGAPGMNGSGEGTLYQLK
- the queG gene encoding tRNA epoxyqueuosine(34) reductase QueG codes for the protein MRKVKPEADYASLKEELIAYAHEIGIQKIGFTTADPFLFLKERLLEAEALDLFTGFEHPVIDERVYPELIFKEPQSIIAIALAYPSKLKEAPVSKKEARRGVFARASWGIDYHTVLREKLALLEQFLSERLPDVRMKSMVDTGELSDVAVAERAGIGWRGKNTLLITPEYGSWVYLGEMITNIPFEPDTPASDLCGSCNQCVKACPTGSLLGEGKMNPKICLSYLTQTKDFLDEKYREVLHNRLYGCDTCQVVCPYNRGHDFHFHEEMEPDPELVRPELKPLLHISNRAFKEQFGDMAGSWRGKKPIQRNAIIILARYKDKTAVPDLIDCLQNDPRPVIRGTAGWALRKIGGEEAEAAVQMALQTEQDEQVLQELTAIPN
- the trmL gene encoding tRNA (uridine(34)/cytosine(34)/5-carboxymethylaminomethyluridine(34)-2'-O)-methyltransferase TrmL, translating into MPNHIVLYQPEIPANTGNISRTCAGTDTYLHLIRPLGFSTDDKMLKRAGLDYWDNVKLSYYDSLDEFFEKNAGGEFFYITKFGRHVYSDVDYSDPNKNYFFVFGKETTGLPDELLQDNEENCLRIPMTDHIRSLNLSNTAAILAYEALRQQSFGALLQEPNYDRKIFQD
- the nfsA gene encoding oxygen-insensitive NADPH nitroreductase, whose amino-acid sequence is MNQAIDAILGHYSVRKFEDKGLTEEELNLLIKSAQAASTSSFVQAYSIIGITDKTLREQISAIAGNQPYTVQTGQLFIFVADLARHHAILEEHQVNTEALETSEKWLVSVIDAALAAQNMAIAAESLGLGICFIGGIRNNVEQITEILDLPPYTMPLFGLTIGHPVADSEKAKPRLPQELVYHENTYQKMNPTILAEYDEQIKNYYHERTAGKRVEGWSEQIARGLGRTSRLDLKAFLEKQHLNQK
- a CDS encoding lmo0937 family membrane protein; translation: MLGIIWGIIVVLLAVWLLGIIFHIAGGLINILLVIVLILVIWNLIQMARNKKK
- a CDS encoding low molecular weight protein-tyrosine-phosphatase; protein product: MVKVVFVCLGNICRSPMAEGLFRKVVAEAGLTNEIEIDSAATGTWNLGKPPHRGTQAVLKKHGVDYQAMRARKISDADFKEADFIIGMDQQNLADLNELNSNPDVVIRSLMSFVPGQEDKDIPDPYYTGDFDETERMVTEGVKALLAFITQK
- a CDS encoding SMI1/KNR4 family protein is translated as MTIWVENGQTGATEQTIQEKETELGLVLPSEYKQLLLKQNGGLIRKNQFPTTEPTSYGLDFAEIYYLASLDELVTDIPEQKDVDLAGKQVYFHRDESRYIGFSYPDDATSPSIIYVDFETLQTLIVAENMTDFLEALYFSPFPIDLAEQFPIKKLEQILASSNVQKTKQLLELLEDYPDKKWYLETLIGLFKKQEIPYNLVAYSLFENQLLYFRRKLSPDLVEQIFAILRASDGINQEASAALYKEWN